From a single Bacillus sp. NEB1478 genomic region:
- a CDS encoding hemolysin family protein: MTLLKLLAVALLILLTAFFVAAEFAIVKIRKSRIDQLAEEGNKRAIAAQKVINNLDGSLSACQLGITITALGLGWLGEPTVEALLGPFFESLNLNETLVHTLSFAIAFAAITFLHVVLGELAPKTVAIQKAETISLWLSPFLIGFYRVMFPFIWFLNGSAQLLVRMFGLKPASEHEMAHTEEELRLILSESYKSGEINKSEFSYVEKVFEFDDRTAKEIMVPRTEMVCLYADNTLQENISIIGEEKYTRYPVVGEDKDNVLGMVNAKEVFFDLIKGKEFPLEHYIRPTLSVFENTPIKETLLKLQKKGFHMAVLVDEYGGTAGIVTIEDIIEELVGEIRDEFDEDESPMIQAVSPNVKHFDGKVLIPEVNEIYGLSIDDSELDTIGGWILSQNSEIQEKEVISFDGYDFKVIELDGHQVKKIEVSKRKPEGAQDPKSTEESKQNLVEKEA; this comes from the coding sequence TTGACCTTACTGAAATTACTTGCAGTAGCTCTTTTAATTCTATTAACAGCTTTTTTTGTAGCCGCAGAATTTGCGATCGTTAAAATCCGAAAGTCACGGATAGATCAATTGGCTGAAGAAGGAAACAAGCGTGCGATTGCCGCGCAAAAGGTTATTAATAACCTTGATGGATCACTTTCTGCCTGCCAATTGGGAATAACCATTACAGCATTAGGATTAGGTTGGCTTGGTGAACCTACGGTAGAAGCGCTGCTTGGTCCATTTTTTGAAAGCTTGAATTTAAATGAGACACTCGTTCATACGTTGTCATTTGCGATTGCTTTTGCAGCTATTACTTTTTTACATGTTGTACTTGGTGAACTCGCGCCAAAAACCGTTGCTATTCAAAAAGCAGAAACAATCAGCTTATGGCTTTCTCCATTTTTGATAGGATTCTACAGAGTGATGTTTCCTTTCATTTGGTTCCTAAACGGAAGTGCTCAGCTTTTAGTGAGAATGTTTGGTTTAAAACCTGCATCCGAACACGAAATGGCACATACGGAAGAGGAGCTTCGCTTAATTTTAAGTGAAAGCTATAAAAGCGGTGAAATCAACAAATCTGAGTTCAGTTATGTAGAAAAAGTATTCGAATTTGACGACAGAACTGCAAAAGAGATTATGGTCCCTCGTACAGAAATGGTTTGTTTGTATGCAGATAATACGCTGCAAGAAAACATTAGTATAATAGGCGAAGAAAAATATACTCGTTACCCTGTCGTAGGTGAAGATAAAGACAATGTATTAGGTATGGTAAATGCGAAGGAAGTATTCTTTGATCTTATAAAAGGCAAAGAATTTCCATTAGAGCATTACATCAGACCGACATTAAGCGTTTTTGAAAATACACCTATAAAAGAAACGTTGTTGAAACTTCAGAAAAAAGGATTTCATATGGCCGTTCTTGTTGATGAATATGGAGGAACTGCTGGAATTGTTACGATTGAAGATATTATTGAAGAACTTGTCGGTGAAATACGAGATGAGTTTGACGAAGATGAATCGCCAATGATCCAGGCTGTAAGTCCGAACGTTAAGCATTTTGACGGAAAAGTATTAATTCCTGAAGTAAATGAGATTTATGGATTATCAATTGATGATAGTGAATTAGATACAATTGGCGGATGGATATTGTCGCAGAATTCCGAGATTCAGGAAAAGGAAGTCATTTCATTTGATGGCTATGACTTTAAAGTTATCGAATTAGATGGACATCAAGTGAAAAAGATCGAAGTATCAAAAAGAAAGCCAGAAGGCGCTCAAGATCCTAAATCCACTGAAGAATCAAAACAAAATTTAGTCGAAAAAGAAGCGTAA
- a CDS encoding DUF4083 family protein produces MKSFIPIIFVFLLILFIFSFVRFVSNTIKRQKYQQNELAKLNHKLDEVLHNQRDMRNK; encoded by the coding sequence ATGAAAAGTTTTATTCCCATTATTTTCGTTTTCCTGCTCATTCTTTTTATATTTTCATTTGTCCGATTTGTTTCTAACACGATTAAACGTCAAAAATACCAACAGAATGAACTTGCCAAACTGAATCATAAATTAGATGAAGTGCTGCATAATCAAAGAGATATGAGAAATAAGTAG
- a CDS encoding dihydrofolate reductase family protein, producing the protein MRKVVLFIAASLDGFIARENGEIDWLIESEGGEGDNGFKEFYDSISTVIMGNSTYKHILVLSEHFPYANKEVYVFTSKSQEINPPEFQYYSGSASKLINELRKKDQPGDIWLVGGANLAETFFKENLIDELILTYIPVVLGRGISLFNEHTPEKSLNLKSVKTFNQFVTLHYDFQNK; encoded by the coding sequence ATGCGGAAAGTGGTTTTATTTATCGCAGCAAGTCTTGATGGTTTCATTGCAAGGGAAAACGGAGAGATTGATTGGCTGATCGAATCAGAAGGCGGTGAAGGTGATAACGGGTTTAAAGAATTCTATGACAGTATTTCAACCGTAATCATGGGCAACAGCACATATAAGCATATTCTTGTGTTATCTGAACATTTTCCTTATGCCAATAAGGAAGTGTATGTATTTACATCCAAATCCCAAGAAATAAATCCACCAGAATTTCAATATTATTCTGGAAGTGCTTCAAAACTAATTAATGAGTTACGTAAGAAAGATCAACCCGGAGACATCTGGCTAGTTGGCGGAGCTAATCTTGCTGAGACTTTCTTTAAAGAAAACCTTATCGATGAATTAATTTTAACGTACATACCTGTTGTATTGGGACGAGGAATTTCATTGTTTAATGAGCATACCCCTGAAAAATCACTCAATCTGAAATCGGTTAAAACCTTCAACCAATTTGTAACACTGCATTATGATTTCCAAAATAAATAA
- a CDS encoding MDR family MFS transporter: MDQREGNLKLVVAGLLLGILMAAMDNTIVATAMGTIVADLGGFDKFVWVTGSYMVAVMAGMPIYGKLSDMYGRKRFFIFGLIVFLLGSALCGLAQSMEQLIAFRVIQGIGGGALMPIAFTIVFDLFPPEKRGKMTGLLGAVFGTSSVLGPLLGAFITDAISWHWVFYINVPIGIASFYLIFRYYKETLEHREQKIDWWGAITLVIAVVSLMFALELGGKTYAWDSTQIVSLFTIFTVFFIVFFAVEQKASEPIISFWMFKKRLFATSQILGFLYGSTFIILAVFIPIFVQAVYGGSASQAGLVLTPMMLGSVAGSMIGGIFQSKTSFRNLMIISVISYFTGMYLLSGMTPDTSRTMLTLFMVIVGFGMGFSFSLLPAASINKMEFRYRGSANSTNAFLRSLGMTLGVAIFGSIQNRIFTDELMKNLKELGAGGGLANFDPQKVFQASQRAHIPSEVLNGLINAMSESITTVFTYALVPIVISAVFVFLMGNERVEKSNKPVKQIQK, encoded by the coding sequence ATGGATCAAAGGGAAGGGAATTTGAAATTAGTAGTCGCTGGTTTGCTTCTGGGCATTCTAATGGCAGCTATGGATAATACGATTGTCGCAACGGCGATGGGGACAATTGTTGCAGATCTCGGCGGTTTTGATAAATTTGTATGGGTTACTGGTTCATACATGGTTGCGGTTATGGCTGGGATGCCGATTTACGGAAAACTTTCTGATATGTATGGCCGCAAACGGTTTTTCATTTTTGGACTAATCGTGTTTTTACTAGGTTCCGCACTTTGCGGATTAGCACAAAGCATGGAGCAGCTCATTGCATTCCGAGTCATACAAGGTATAGGCGGCGGGGCATTGATGCCAATTGCGTTCACGATTGTATTTGATCTCTTTCCTCCTGAAAAAAGAGGGAAGATGACAGGACTGCTTGGAGCGGTTTTTGGAACGTCCAGTGTGCTTGGCCCGTTACTAGGTGCTTTCATTACGGATGCCATCAGTTGGCACTGGGTATTTTACATTAATGTCCCTATTGGGATAGCTTCATTTTATTTGATTTTCCGATATTACAAGGAAACTCTTGAACATCGTGAACAGAAGATCGACTGGTGGGGAGCGATCACCCTGGTTATTGCTGTTGTTAGTTTAATGTTTGCTCTTGAACTGGGCGGAAAAACATATGCCTGGGATTCTACACAGATTGTTTCTCTGTTTACAATTTTCACAGTGTTCTTTATCGTATTCTTTGCGGTTGAACAAAAAGCGTCCGAACCGATTATTTCATTTTGGATGTTTAAGAAACGATTATTTGCGACTTCTCAGATTCTAGGATTTTTATATGGAAGTACGTTTATCATACTGGCCGTCTTTATTCCAATCTTCGTTCAAGCGGTTTATGGCGGATCAGCTTCACAAGCAGGACTCGTGCTGACACCGATGATGCTCGGATCCGTAGCAGGCAGTATGATCGGAGGGATTTTTCAATCAAAAACGAGTTTCCGAAACTTGATGATTATCTCTGTTATTTCTTATTTCACTGGCATGTATCTTTTAAGCGGCATGACGCCTGACACGTCTCGGACGATGTTAACGTTGTTCATGGTAATTGTAGGTTTTGGGATGGGGTTCTCATTCTCATTATTGCCTGCAGCTTCCATCAACAAAATGGAATTCCGGTACAGAGGTTCTGCCAACTCAACCAATGCCTTCCTTCGCTCTCTTGGAATGACACTTGGTGTAGCCATTTTTGGTTCCATACAGAACAGAATATTTACTGATGAATTAATGAAAAATTTAAAAGAGCTTGGAGCGGGCGGCGGATTAGCAAACTTTGATCCTCAAAAAGTTTTCCAAGCCAGCCAGCGGGCACATATTCCAAGTGAAGTCTTAAATGGATTAATCAATGCGATGTCTGAATCCATCACAACCGTATTCACTTATGCACTGGTACCGATTGTTATATCAGCGGTTTTTGTATTTCTAATGGGGAATGAAAGAGTGGAGAAATCAAATAAACCAGTAAAGCAAATACAAAAATAA
- a CDS encoding OsmC family protein yields the protein MAEHVFHLKAHWPGGRNDTGVIETKNLRTKVSIPPEMDGPGIGTNPDEMLLGAAATCYIITLAAMIERSKIETVDLTMESEGIVDVTNGVITYKKIIHKPVVTIKHDTSQKNMALLQKLALKAENSCMISRALKGNVEVEAILSISI from the coding sequence ATGGCTGAACATGTATTTCACTTAAAAGCACATTGGCCAGGCGGCAGAAATGATACGGGTGTGATTGAAACGAAAAATTTGAGAACAAAAGTGTCGATTCCGCCTGAAATGGATGGGCCAGGGATTGGAACAAACCCTGATGAAATGCTGCTGGGAGCTGCTGCAACGTGCTATATTATTACACTCGCAGCTATGATAGAGAGAAGTAAAATAGAAACAGTGGATTTAACAATGGAATCGGAAGGAATTGTGGATGTTACGAACGGAGTAATTACGTACAAAAAAATTATTCACAAACCTGTTGTCACGATCAAACATGATACTTCCCAAAAAAATATGGCTTTACTGCAAAAACTCGCTTTAAAAGCTGAAAATTCGTGTATGATTTCACGAGCATTGAAAGGAAATGTCGAAGTGGAAGCTATTCTGTCGATAAGTATTTAG
- a CDS encoding gamma-glutamylcyclotransferase → MEDHLVFVYGTLRKNEANSHYLHQAECIEENCKLEGQLYDTGHGYPALFQEKGDNPVIGEVYKVTTEQLKQLDRLEGYEEGCQNNLYEKLTCRVKTQQGERDCIVYVMNKKMKHFKRISDNDWIKYRT, encoded by the coding sequence ATGGAAGATCATCTTGTTTTTGTTTATGGAACACTTCGGAAGAATGAAGCGAACTCACATTATTTGCATCAAGCCGAGTGTATTGAAGAAAATTGTAAGCTTGAAGGTCAACTGTATGATACAGGCCACGGTTACCCAGCTTTGTTTCAAGAAAAAGGAGACAATCCTGTTATAGGAGAGGTTTACAAAGTAACGACTGAACAATTAAAACAGTTGGATCGACTAGAAGGGTATGAAGAGGGTTGTCAAAATAACTTGTATGAGAAATTAACCTGCAGGGTAAAGACTCAACAGGGTGAAAGAGACTGCATCGTTTATGTAATGAATAAAAAAATGAAACATTTTAAGCGGATTTCAGATAATGATTGGATTAAATATAGGACCTAA
- a CDS encoding gamma-glutamyl-gamma-aminobutyrate hydrolase family protein — MMGKKPVIGLTSTIMETSTIENKEQTIPTVVVYNKFAETVREAGGIPIVIPMGDAEEASTYVDLCDGIIFTGGEDISALTYGHKPHPEVKQVNKRRDDFEMELVQVAHKEKKAILGMCRGYHMINVSFGGSIIQDVKSEFNESINHFQLSSTRTEPSHLVKIEEDSLLHEIIGENEVAVNSFHHQAIGDVGKGLRVTAKAEDEVIEALELEDRDGSFLLGTQWHPEELRHENEKMMNIIKTFIKEASKSK, encoded by the coding sequence ATGATGGGAAAGAAACCAGTCATTGGACTCACGAGTACAATTATGGAAACGAGCACAATTGAGAATAAAGAACAAACGATTCCAACTGTGGTCGTATATAATAAATTCGCTGAAACCGTTAGAGAAGCTGGAGGAATACCGATTGTTATTCCGATGGGAGATGCTGAGGAAGCATCCACATATGTGGATCTCTGTGATGGGATTATATTTACAGGTGGAGAGGATATAAGTGCTCTCACCTATGGTCACAAACCGCATCCTGAAGTGAAACAGGTAAACAAGCGTCGGGATGATTTTGAAATGGAGCTAGTACAAGTTGCACATAAAGAAAAAAAGGCGATCTTAGGCATGTGCAGAGGGTATCATATGATCAATGTAAGTTTTGGAGGCTCCATCATTCAAGATGTTAAAAGTGAGTTTAATGAGAGCATCAATCACTTTCAGCTATCAAGCACTCGTACAGAGCCTTCACATTTAGTAAAGATCGAGGAGGACAGCCTTCTTCACGAAATTATCGGAGAAAACGAGGTTGCCGTTAACAGTTTCCATCATCAGGCGATTGGAGACGTGGGAAAAGGATTGCGTGTAACCGCAAAAGCGGAAGATGAAGTTATTGAAGCTCTGGAGCTAGAAGATCGAGACGGCTCATTTTTACTTGGAACGCAATGGCATCCAGAAGAATTGCGCCATGAAAACGAAAAGATGATGAACATCATCAAGACATTTATAAAAGAAGCAAGTAAATCTAAATAA
- a CDS encoding 5'-nucleotidase C-terminal domain-containing protein, which yields MKETITILHTNDLHGHYDFALRQAAYMKKRKKELHAKNESVLLVDGGDHLDMSMNECLATEGYIHLEMLVASEYEAMGVGNNELLRLPKEKIKQLSLDSEVPWLLLNLEEADGSTIGGIKETLIIEKGEHLKIGLFSATDQFEDIYEIKHGFRNRDTLTAIQAGVASLKENGANLIIFLSHLGYEADLKLAPLLSGQIDVIIGAHSHTVLKKPEVVSDVIIAQAGCYGQYVGELKLTVDVNDKKVVEHCGHLTEITLEDEMDPDLFEVMEKGRREAETFLSEIIYQTDNDISHEQLVKMCADSLKEYWETDVGIMYGGGMAEGLKKGEVTKGTLLNICKSMHTPVVMTITGMQLAGLIKESYNNEIASKKVYGNGFRPHGIPFGKIQFSGVSWVGHDDEISNILVNGELIDLSKTYTIGTGTPFLYEEVCGYQSVVGNELIELGKDIMIKDVLINYLKNQFNTSKNKSAF from the coding sequence ATGAAAGAAACGATTACGATTCTTCACACAAATGATTTGCATGGACATTATGATTTTGCGCTGAGACAAGCTGCTTATATGAAAAAGAGAAAGAAAGAGCTTCATGCTAAAAATGAGAGCGTTTTATTAGTAGATGGCGGAGACCATTTAGATATGAGCATGAATGAGTGTTTAGCAACTGAAGGCTACATTCATCTCGAAATGCTCGTTGCTTCAGAGTATGAAGCGATGGGTGTCGGTAATAATGAGCTATTGCGGCTGCCAAAGGAAAAAATCAAGCAGTTAAGTCTGGACTCGGAAGTGCCTTGGCTTTTATTGAATCTGGAAGAAGCAGACGGTTCAACAATCGGTGGAATAAAAGAAACACTGATAATCGAAAAAGGCGAGCATCTAAAGATTGGTTTGTTTAGCGCTACAGATCAATTTGAGGATATATACGAAATAAAGCATGGTTTTCGAAATCGTGATACGTTGACAGCTATTCAAGCTGGTGTTGCTTCATTAAAAGAAAATGGAGCGAACCTCATCATTTTCCTTTCACATTTGGGATACGAAGCAGATTTAAAACTTGCTCCCCTGCTGTCCGGCCAAATCGATGTAATCATAGGGGCACACTCCCATACTGTATTAAAGAAACCAGAAGTGGTTTCAGATGTCATTATTGCTCAAGCAGGATGTTATGGACAGTATGTTGGTGAATTAAAACTAACGGTAGATGTTAATGACAAAAAAGTAGTAGAACATTGCGGTCATTTAACGGAGATTACGCTAGAAGACGAAATGGATCCTGACTTATTTGAAGTAATGGAAAAGGGACGTCGTGAGGCAGAAACATTTCTGTCAGAAATTATTTATCAGACAGATAACGACATCTCGCATGAGCAACTCGTAAAAATGTGTGCCGATAGTTTGAAAGAGTATTGGGAAACAGACGTCGGTATCATGTATGGCGGAGGAATGGCTGAAGGTTTGAAGAAGGGCGAGGTGACGAAAGGGACACTTCTGAACATCTGTAAAAGCATGCATACTCCAGTGGTTATGACAATAACAGGAATGCAGCTTGCAGGGCTGATTAAAGAATCATACAACAATGAAATTGCGAGTAAAAAGGTTTATGGAAACGGGTTCCGTCCGCATGGGATACCTTTTGGCAAGATTCAATTTTCAGGTGTAAGCTGGGTTGGCCATGATGATGAGATTTCTAATATTCTCGTAAACGGCGAACTTATCGATTTAAGTAAAACTTATACAATCGGTACGGGAACTCCTTTCTTATACGAAGAAGTATGCGGTTATCAAAGTGTAGTAGGTAATGAATTAATTGAACTTGGCAAAGATATCATGATCAAAGATGTTTTGATCAACTATTTAAAGAATCAATTTAACACTTCTAAAAACAAATCTGCCTTCTAA
- a CDS encoding VOC family protein, with translation MSEKVTSIAPVQSHINNVFVHVSDLKKSVEWYAKILGITIDLETVNSPVHNIPVTGQTGLSLDDHTFDPSFHRAPGSGPMFNLYAPDIDAAYNDIKNKNVKITREIEWHGEVAWFNIEDPDGNIVMICNC, from the coding sequence ATGAGTGAAAAAGTAACGAGTATTGCACCTGTTCAAAGTCATATTAATAATGTTTTTGTCCACGTATCTGATCTGAAAAAATCTGTAGAATGGTATGCAAAGATTTTAGGGATAACGATTGATTTAGAAACTGTGAATTCGCCGGTTCATAACATTCCTGTTACAGGCCAAACGGGACTTTCACTCGATGATCATACGTTTGATCCTTCCTTCCATCGCGCTCCGGGATCAGGTCCGATGTTTAATCTATACGCACCTGATATTGATGCTGCGTATAACGACATTAAAAATAAAAACGTAAAAATTACTCGTGAAATAGAATGGCATGGTGAAGTCGCTTGGTTCAATATAGAAGATCCTGATGGAAACATCGTTATGATCTGTAACTGCTAA
- a CDS encoding GNAT family N-acetyltransferase yields MQFFQIMPYKENYFQDIQKLSQQEGWSQLAERNEETHQAWKNSNITFVVMNKEKLVIGYVRGLTDGTVTTYICEMLISKEYRGHGIGTKLLKHVHDLFPKTRMEMLASTTSHTFYESQKFRPFYGFRKTYDE; encoded by the coding sequence ATGCAATTTTTTCAGATCATGCCATACAAAGAAAACTATTTTCAGGATATCCAAAAGTTAAGCCAGCAAGAAGGATGGTCACAGCTCGCAGAACGTAATGAGGAAACGCATCAGGCCTGGAAAAATTCTAATATCACTTTTGTTGTAATGAATAAGGAGAAGTTAGTAATTGGATACGTACGAGGCTTAACTGATGGAACAGTAACGACATACATTTGCGAGATGCTGATCTCAAAAGAATACCGTGGACATGGAATTGGGACCAAACTTTTAAAGCATGTGCATGACTTATTTCCAAAAACAAGAATGGAAATGCTGGCATCGACCACCTCGCATACTTTCTACGAATCCCAGAAGTTTAGACCATTTTACGGATTTCGAAAAACATACGATGAATGA
- a CDS encoding sugar phosphate isomerase/epimerase codes for MLKIGLQLYSIHSEAEQNFLDTLENVRNMGYDSVQFAGLFGISAKEVKKVLDSTGLTAAGAHIPFDQFLGEAFKRQMDDQLVLENDLMIMPYLTEEQRKSLDDYKRAADILNEAGFRSKEFGIKVAYHNHDFEFYTLENKMPFELIFTETDPELVKMELDTYWAKYAGLEPAELLKAYKNRCVSFHIKDMKQKGDEKSTTIAGEGVLDIKGFLNLADEQKVEYVVIEQEHFEGNPLLEVEKGVQNVKGLL; via the coding sequence ATGCTTAAAATCGGACTGCAGCTATACTCCATTCATTCAGAGGCTGAACAAAACTTTTTAGACACATTAGAGAACGTTAGGAACATGGGATATGACAGTGTACAATTTGCTGGTTTATTTGGAATTTCTGCAAAAGAAGTAAAAAAAGTATTAGATTCTACAGGATTAACCGCGGCTGGTGCACATATTCCTTTCGATCAATTTTTAGGAGAAGCCTTTAAAAGGCAAATGGACGACCAGCTCGTTTTAGAGAACGACTTGATGATCATGCCTTACCTTACAGAAGAACAGCGAAAATCATTGGACGATTATAAACGTGCAGCAGATATTTTGAATGAAGCCGGATTCCGCAGCAAGGAGTTTGGAATTAAGGTTGCTTACCACAACCACGATTTTGAATTTTACACACTAGAAAATAAGATGCCTTTTGAGTTGATATTCACAGAAACAGACCCTGAGCTTGTAAAAATGGAGTTGGATACATATTGGGCAAAATATGCGGGATTAGAACCAGCTGAACTTTTGAAAGCGTATAAAAACCGGTGTGTGTCATTCCACATTAAAGACATGAAACAAAAAGGTGATGAGAAATCTACCACAATTGCGGGTGAAGGAGTTCTTGATATAAAAGGATTTTTAAATCTAGCAGATGAACAAAAAGTGGAATATGTTGTCATCGAACAAGAGCATTTTGAAGGGAATCCCCTTTTAGAAGTGGAAAAGGGAGTACAGAACGTAAAAGGACTGTTATAG